The following DNA comes from Paraburkholderia sp. PGU19.
CGGCCGATGCCGAGGCGATCGCCCGCTCTGGCGAAACTGCCTTCGTTGGCAACGGCAAGAAAGGAAACGACGCCGGCGAAACTTGTTGCAAACGTGCTAGCAATCGGATCGTCGGCGCCCGTAACGGAGCGGCGCGGTGCGTAGTCTGACATGGAAGCGCGAAGAGTGGAGGTCCTTATCCGACTAGACGTTTCAGCGCTTCCGTTTGTGACGTCGTCCGCGAATTTTCTTTTGCGGCAATGCGTGAGGCGGCTGCCGCGCGTTACTTCTCCGGCACCAGCACGGGCGCGCCCTTGTCCTTCAGCAGCAGCACGAGGAACTTCGCGGGCTTCGTCTGGCTCGCGTTGTGCCCCACCGTGTGGACATCGTTCGGGCCTTCATAGAAGGACTGGCCCGGCGTCAGCGTGACTTCCTTGCCGCCTCTGACCTGCATCACGATCGATCCTTCCAGCACGTAGATGAACCCATGTGCGTTATGCCGATGCACCGGGTCCGCAGCGCCAGGCGGATATTCGACGAGGATCATCAACGCTTCCTTGCCGGGATAGTCGTCGAGCGGCTTGGTCATGACGGGTGTCACGATGGCCGCGGGCGGCTCGGCGCGGGCCTGGTTCGTCAATGCGCTCGCCATGACGAGCAGGGCTCCGATAACTCTCTTCGAGCGAAACATGATGCGCTCCTCACATGGACGCGGCCCGCACAGGCCGAGTTGAACAAGACGGCCCGCCGGCTCAGGCGAGGTTCGCCTTGTCGAGGCCGAACGCCTTGTCCCACGATCCCGGCACGAACTTGAACGCCACGTTTGCGCGGTTCCAGGCGTTGATGGCCATGACTTCGAATGTCAGGTCCGACAGTTCCTTTTCCGAGAACTGGCCGCGCACGCGCTCGTAGATGTCGTCAGGCACGCCGTGTTCGGGCAATGTGGTCAGCACTTCCGTCCATGCG
Coding sequences within:
- a CDS encoding cupin domain-containing protein; its protein translation is MFRSKRVIGALLVMASALTNQARAEPPAAIVTPVMTKPLDDYPGKEALMILVEYPPGAADPVHRHNAHGFIYVLEGSIVMQVRGGKEVTLTPGQSFYEGPNDVHTVGHNASQTKPAKFLVLLLKDKGAPVLVPEK